Proteins encoded by one window of Halobaculum sp. MBLA0147:
- a CDS encoding HEAT repeat domain-containing protein: MSRLRPPHLLPALTAGRVDPADAIDAGIDALDAASDPIREWALETLVEATRTEPDRIADVADAVETSFGPGRNLTDSELTALRALGVRRPRAFEPSVERLGTALATPDETGLDLALVARFLGDIGAEAPGVVKPVLGSLVDLVSHQERDVATTAAWAVVRVAAADPAMLRPVVAGRVWSLDADDPTTVATALETLGRVGAILPHRLAGVDRIVALTEHTVPAVRVAAVEALAETAGTTDDGLGVPAPERVSEFHDEITALLDDPVSDVRHAALDVLEQCGDSDPAVVHDRIDDVVARTTDSDPAVRRAALDALSSTLDPRVVDVRRLVSLALTRLTDEETEVAAVELLVALADALPDDHLETVLVTDALIWYEFLSSPPFGAPAPLDAVEGAGDSVPTPSRYLDVATSLRDADTEEYRHGSVQLLGLVARCTPRRRLRAIGSLQAALADETAAVRRRVLSEFEALVEAAPAVSPVIAPIAQSVHAYDPQVRDAAASVLVACDRIDADRLERATAVQCDIVARELRSETEPDDGDGLDSLVDEALSGESSTGSGVDTLQTLVRVAPRPVAAAAPSLLDAADPDNEAVEALALTLARATATATEAVPPPTDVVDAMIQSSDASPRLVARLSTLLIVGSHDDETRSRAVDRLHSVFERRGGPAATGCLELLAAHEPRVTSRLLVTLPPLQSVRTHVTEPLTECVTGHPRLSLQCRDRTGPYTPRQTRRDRSVDPDTLAEIAADAPQTVPATATARDGLCSGDGGVTATLLRATGSLPSIPNTDEAVWTRHPNAETRRVARDRVDSPSGSSTTPPQASPEIRPRSVGVDSRGSNSEPAGDPKHGDNTVVDPTCATRTTVDELATRVAAPQRAVSQTASERLVTIGARRPALRPYVRQHLLASVGGLEDVVTRESVLGALVTLAPRGPSDLSTTADSSPATRDRQDGDTLGSTLVQYARFGTPATRDTALCALQTALGSLVGAVDTRVFVERLRDPDDVVRARTARTLADHVGDGVTVTDSLVDALVDALDGPRHVAIACCVALGRVGVVHPPIRDRVVAALERHLTSRARGVRRAAATALARLGRSDPGSLRSASDTLVGRLREDDAVQPEIVPAVATLPQETLPRPDWWVRRLFDVLCDTEDAGIGSVAGQTLRSLADTSPSPVARQLEGVAEQLHEEYDEAIVSGIDATSATRSTLYWLLRVAARCHRHAVEGVPLFGWVLPDVLDGATPSSSRFAESTSIAGGRVSAHGLARIAARVAALGGVDCYETVLDEWPGHPRVPDPEPETVVRYLLAAETGVESIPLDTVVDSTSPPSSESVVEALLGTTQPTARSERFYDVLRVLLPHTESTALHRRGVSRLLDTVRDDNWAARRRAIDTLARLGETHVVAADEALAHLIDATDGGQRGQSPAASALVDLLPHAEVDADYVFGAAVTRCERRAAAPKRVESAVRLVGQLAYRHERFRERAATTLVDVLADSDRWTRDAAATEIERLHGVDSAVFGPYEDRLARLDDSFDA, translated from the coding sequence GTGTCGCGCCTGCGTCCACCGCACCTCTTGCCGGCCCTCACCGCGGGGCGAGTCGACCCTGCCGACGCGATCGACGCTGGGATCGACGCACTCGACGCGGCGTCCGATCCGATCCGGGAGTGGGCACTCGAGACGCTCGTTGAGGCGACACGCACCGAGCCGGACCGGATCGCAGACGTGGCCGACGCGGTCGAGACGTCGTTCGGCCCCGGACGAAATCTCACGGACAGCGAACTGACGGCGCTCCGTGCTCTGGGAGTCAGGCGTCCACGTGCGTTCGAACCGTCGGTCGAACGTCTCGGAACGGCTCTCGCTACCCCCGACGAGACAGGCCTGGACCTCGCTCTCGTCGCTCGGTTCCTCGGCGACATCGGGGCAGAAGCCCCCGGCGTCGTGAAACCCGTCCTCGGGAGCCTCGTCGACCTCGTCTCGCACCAGGAGCGTGACGTGGCGACGACCGCCGCGTGGGCGGTGGTGAGGGTCGCGGCGGCCGATCCGGCGATGCTCCGTCCGGTCGTCGCCGGTCGTGTCTGGAGTCTCGACGCAGACGATCCGACGACGGTCGCGACTGCCCTCGAGACACTCGGACGAGTGGGGGCGATTCTCCCGCACCGACTCGCCGGTGTCGACCGGATCGTCGCGCTCACCGAACACACCGTCCCTGCCGTCCGTGTCGCCGCGGTCGAGGCACTCGCCGAGACAGCGGGGACGACCGACGACGGGCTCGGTGTTCCGGCTCCAGAACGTGTCTCCGAGTTCCACGACGAGATCACCGCGCTGCTCGACGACCCCGTCTCCGACGTTCGTCATGCGGCGTTGGACGTACTCGAACAGTGTGGCGACTCGGATCCGGCGGTCGTCCACGACCGGATCGACGACGTCGTCGCTCGCACGACGGACTCCGACCCCGCGGTTCGGCGCGCTGCGCTCGACGCCCTGTCGAGTACACTCGACCCCCGTGTGGTCGACGTGCGTCGACTCGTCTCGCTCGCGCTCACGCGACTCACAGACGAGGAGACAGAGGTGGCGGCCGTCGAACTCCTCGTGGCACTCGCCGACGCGTTGCCCGACGACCACCTGGAGACAGTGCTCGTGACCGACGCACTGATCTGGTACGAGTTCCTGTCGAGCCCGCCGTTCGGTGCGCCGGCACCACTCGACGCGGTCGAAGGGGCAGGTGACTCCGTGCCAACTCCGTCACGGTACCTCGACGTGGCGACCTCACTTCGTGACGCCGACACGGAAGAGTACCGACACGGCTCGGTGCAACTCCTCGGCCTCGTAGCGCGGTGTACCCCCCGTCGTCGACTCCGTGCGATCGGGTCGCTGCAGGCCGCGCTCGCGGACGAGACGGCGGCGGTCCGTCGGCGGGTCCTGTCCGAGTTCGAAGCACTGGTCGAGGCCGCTCCGGCCGTCTCTCCGGTGATCGCCCCCATCGCCCAATCGGTTCACGCGTACGATCCCCAGGTGCGGGACGCGGCCGCGTCGGTGTTGGTCGCCTGCGATCGGATCGACGCCGACCGTCTCGAACGCGCGACAGCGGTGCAGTGTGACATCGTCGCCCGGGAGCTACGCTCGGAGACGGAGCCCGACGACGGCGACGGACTCGACAGTCTCGTCGACGAGGCTCTGTCCGGGGAGTCGTCCACTGGGAGTGGCGTCGACACGCTGCAGACACTCGTCAGGGTGGCACCACGGCCAGTCGCGGCTGCGGCACCGTCGCTCCTCGACGCCGCCGATCCCGACAACGAGGCAGTCGAAGCGCTCGCACTGACGCTCGCGAGAGCCACCGCGACAGCAACGGAAGCCGTCCCGCCCCCCACCGACGTGGTCGACGCGATGATCCAGTCGTCCGACGCGTCCCCTCGACTCGTTGCACGACTCTCAACACTGCTCATCGTCGGCAGTCACGACGACGAGACACGCTCGCGAGCTGTCGACCGCCTCCACTCGGTATTCGAACGACGCGGGGGACCCGCGGCGACGGGGTGTCTCGAACTTCTCGCAGCACACGAACCGCGCGTCACCAGTCGCCTCCTCGTGACGCTGCCACCGCTCCAGTCCGTTCGTACTCACGTCACCGAACCGCTGACCGAGTGTGTGACGGGACACCCACGTCTCTCGCTCCAGTGTCGGGATCGAACGGGTCCGTACACACCCCGACAGACACGCCGAGATCGATCGGTCGATCCCGACACTCTCGCCGAGATTGCAGCCGACGCACCACAGACTGTCCCTGCGACCGCCACAGCCCGAGACGGACTCTGCAGCGGTGACGGGGGGGTGACGGCGACGCTCCTCCGCGCGACCGGCTCCCTGCCATCGATCCCGAACACCGACGAGGCCGTGTGGACACGTCACCCGAACGCGGAGACACGACGTGTCGCTCGCGACCGTGTCGACTCACCAAGTGGGTCCTCAACGACACCGCCACAAGCTTCCCCCGAGATACGGCCTCGCTCCGTGGGTGTCGACTCACGAGGGTCAAACTCGGAGCCGGCCGGCGATCCGAAGCACGGTGACAACACTGTAGTCGATCCCACATGTGCGACGCGGACCACCGTCGACGAACTCGCGACACGGGTGGCTGCGCCGCAGCGTGCAGTGTCACAGACGGCAAGTGAGCGACTCGTCACGATCGGGGCTCGACGCCCCGCGCTCCGTCCGTACGTCCGGCAACACCTCCTCGCGAGTGTCGGTGGGCTCGAGGACGTGGTCACCCGTGAGTCCGTCCTCGGTGCACTCGTGACGCTCGCGCCACGAGGACCGTCTGATCTTTCGACGACGGCCGACTCGTCACCGGCGACGCGCGACCGCCAGGACGGAGACACGCTCGGGTCGACACTCGTTCAGTACGCACGGTTCGGGACCCCGGCGACTCGCGACACGGCACTCTGTGCGCTCCAGACGGCTCTCGGCTCTCTCGTCGGCGCCGTCGACACGCGGGTCTTCGTGGAGCGTCTCCGCGACCCGGACGATGTCGTCCGTGCGCGGACGGCTCGAACACTCGCAGACCACGTCGGCGATGGAGTCACGGTCACCGACTCACTGGTGGACGCCCTCGTGGACGCACTTGACGGACCACGTCACGTGGCCATCGCCTGTTGTGTCGCACTCGGTCGTGTCGGAGTCGTTCACCCACCTATCAGGGACCGAGTCGTCGCAGCACTCGAGCGACACCTCACGTCCCGCGCACGTGGTGTCCGACGCGCGGCAGCCACCGCACTGGCACGTCTCGGACGCAGCGACCCAGGTTCGCTCCGTTCCGCGTCCGACACCCTCGTCGGACGGCTCCGGGAAGACGACGCCGTCCAACCCGAAATCGTCCCTGCGGTTGCGACACTCCCGCAGGAGACACTCCCGCGACCCGACTGGTGGGTTCGTCGACTCTTCGACGTGTTGTGCGATACCGAGGACGCGGGCATCGGGAGTGTGGCAGGGCAGACGCTCCGGTCACTCGCCGACACGTCACCGAGCCCCGTCGCGCGGCAGCTCGAGGGTGTCGCGGAGCAGTTACACGAGGAGTACGACGAGGCCATCGTCTCGGGGATCGACGCCACGAGTGCGACCCGATCGACGCTGTACTGGCTCCTCCGTGTGGCGGCGAGGTGTCACCGTCACGCCGTCGAGGGCGTACCACTCTTCGGCTGGGTACTCCCCGACGTTCTCGACGGTGCGACACCCAGCTCGTCGCGGTTCGCCGAGTCCACGTCGATTGCGGGCGGCCGGGTGAGCGCCCACGGACTCGCACGGATCGCGGCGCGTGTCGCTGCACTCGGTGGGGTCGACTGTTACGAGACGGTGCTCGACGAGTGGCCGGGACACCCACGAGTGCCAGACCCGGAGCCGGAGACGGTCGTACGCTACCTACTCGCCGCCGAGACGGGTGTCGAGTCGATCCCCCTCGACACTGTGGTCGACAGTACCTCCCCGCCGTCCTCAGAGTCTGTCGTGGAAGCGCTCTTGGGTACGACACAGCCGACGGCTCGGAGTGAGCGGTTCTACGACGTTCTCCGAGTTCTACTCCCGCACACCGAATCGACCGCGCTCCACCGGCGTGGGGTGTCTCGACTACTCGACACCGTCCGTGACGACAACTGGGCGGCCCGACGCCGTGCAATCGACACACTGGCACGACTCGGAGAGACACACGTCGTCGCGGCCGACGAGGCGCTCGCTCACCTGATCGACGCGACCGACGGTGGACAGCGAGGCCAGAGTCCGGCCGCGTCCGCACTCGTCGACCTCTTGCCCCACGCAGAGGTGGACGCAGACTACGTCTTCGGTGCTGCCGTGACACGCTGTGAGCGGCGTGCCGCGGCGCCGAAGCGAGTCGAAAGTGCCGTCCGCCTCGTCGGACAGCTCGCCTACCGACACGAACGGTTTCGGGAGCGTGCCGCGACGACACTCGTCGACGTACTTGCAGACAGTGACCGGTGGACTCGTGATGCCGCCGCGACGGAAATTGAACGGCTCCACGGAGTCGATTCGGCCGTCTTCGGCCCGTACGAAGATCGACTCGCCCGACTGGACGACTCGTTCGACGCTTGA
- a CDS encoding VWA domain-containing protein, translating into MHLTDDTTHAELTALSTPSRGSEERRTELERLASLCTDRDTSVSVVFDDDTALARPADGTDGYEIVVPTQKYEQPGSAVPPALWDRAIQVAFLFHELGHVHYSAFEQFGERLETVDPRWREVFRTVYNAAEDVAVETQIADEFEVAADFRLLSTVLSTRADRRHTEYVDLFDLTTADGRPRRSYTVFEAVTVGLFDRGFVDSGRFAELLDPAVDTRVVHGDRRDVVASLAPAIDDFVVDMLSEPDGTRRVERAHEFFRRVRDSLVSLPPRQSGRVQTAPVRPPDARAVSDWRAAPATGLPDEESARRHVEGDSDGGGRWKHTGDADGAGGGAERPPGPLDDEIVQRATRRRTGSRTGHADTGTDPLEREARRLLTVIDDDTTDLDDVIVVDPDEDGGDAGRWRRAVGRARRLERELATRLRRERRPRDTSGHRTGRLDGRRLVAASRGNQRVFTRRESGTLTDYSCLLVLDRSGSMDGAKVETAETATAQLVSALYGAGVDTSVLSVWRGFPCLELPFGGRPADHVDRLVTGRTGGGTPLSAAVSVCRHRVDRGSGTTPFVVVITDGEPDDPDAYRTALEKCTFPVFGVYVGATPGRHTEYFDRIVYTETDALEHTLRQLVRRAFGSGV; encoded by the coding sequence GTGCACCTGACAGACGACACGACCCACGCCGAACTCACGGCCCTGTCGACACCGTCACGGGGGTCCGAGGAGCGCCGCACCGAACTCGAACGGCTCGCCTCGCTGTGTACCGACCGAGACACGAGTGTGAGTGTCGTGTTCGACGACGACACCGCGCTCGCACGGCCGGCGGACGGGACCGACGGGTACGAGATCGTCGTTCCGACACAGAAGTACGAGCAGCCCGGCTCTGCAGTTCCGCCGGCGCTGTGGGATCGCGCGATCCAAGTGGCGTTTCTCTTCCACGAACTCGGTCACGTCCACTACTCCGCGTTCGAGCAGTTCGGGGAGCGACTGGAGACGGTCGACCCGCGGTGGCGCGAGGTGTTCCGGACGGTGTACAACGCCGCCGAAGACGTCGCCGTCGAGACACAGATCGCGGACGAGTTCGAGGTGGCCGCCGACTTCCGACTCTTGAGCACGGTGCTCTCGACACGTGCCGATCGGCGACACACGGAGTACGTCGATCTGTTCGACCTCACGACCGCCGACGGGCGGCCGCGACGATCGTACACGGTCTTCGAAGCAGTCACCGTCGGCCTCTTCGATCGGGGGTTCGTCGACAGCGGCCGCTTCGCGGAACTCCTCGATCCGGCGGTCGACACGCGGGTCGTCCACGGGGACCGGCGAGACGTGGTCGCATCGCTCGCCCCCGCGATCGATGACTTCGTCGTAGATATGCTCTCCGAGCCGGACGGCACGCGCCGGGTAGAGCGTGCACACGAGTTCTTCCGACGGGTCAGAGACAGCCTCGTGTCACTCCCCCCACGGCAGAGTGGACGAGTACAGACGGCTCCCGTGCGGCCACCGGACGCCCGTGCTGTCTCCGACTGGCGTGCCGCGCCGGCCACCGGTCTCCCGGACGAGGAGTCGGCCCGCCGACACGTCGAGGGCGACTCCGACGGCGGTGGACGGTGGAAGCACACGGGTGACGCCGACGGTGCCGGTGGCGGTGCAGAACGGCCACCGGGGCCACTCGACGACGAGATCGTCCAGCGCGCCACTCGCCGTCGAACGGGGTCGCGGACTGGGCACGCCGACACTGGGACGGACCCACTCGAACGGGAGGCTCGACGACTCCTGACGGTGATCGACGACGACACGACGGATCTCGACGACGTGATCGTCGTCGATCCAGACGAAGACGGTGGTGACGCCGGCCGCTGGCGACGGGCCGTCGGGCGTGCTCGTCGGCTCGAGCGCGAGCTAGCGACACGGCTCCGCCGCGAACGGCGGCCGCGTGACACGAGTGGTCACCGGACGGGACGGCTCGACGGACGCCGTCTCGTGGCGGCGAGTCGCGGGAACCAGCGCGTGTTCACACGCCGAGAGTCGGGGACGCTGACGGACTACTCCTGTCTGCTCGTCCTCGACCGCTCGGGATCGATGGACGGCGCGAAGGTCGAGACGGCCGAGACGGCCACCGCACAACTCGTCAGTGCGCTGTACGGCGCCGGTGTCGACACGTCCGTCCTGTCCGTCTGGCGAGGATTCCCGTGTCTGGAACTCCCGTTCGGCGGCCGCCCCGCCGACCACGTCGACCGACTGGTGACCGGCCGTACCGGCGGCGGCACACCGCTGTCTGCAGCCGTCTCGGTCTGTCGACACCGTGTCGATCGTGGCTCGGGGACGACGCCGTTCGTGGTGGTGATCACCGACGGGGAACCGGACGACCCGGACGCCTACCGGACGGCGCTCGAGAAGTGTACGTTCCCGGTGTTCGGCGTCTACGTCGGGGCGACGCCGGGACGACACACCGAGTACTTCGATCGAATCGTGTACACCGAGACGGACGCTCTCGAACACACACTCCGGCAACTGGTCAGACGGGCGTTCGGGTCGGGGGTGTGA
- a CDS encoding AAA family ATPase, which produces MTRDDTDHTIGDRTVAGDPTDEQFGRLTVLADSGHEKTPDLDADAYYHRQVTGDRTDVEVVTHALELGMNVLLKGPPGVGKSFLTRYLCAMTNRPLYRVTLSETTYREDLVGHLHLVSSESGETITEWVDGPLTRAVREGAVLLLDEINAADANTVAALNAVMEQRATRSLTIPQTGEQITPHDQFRVVATSNPGYQGTYELNDAFEDRFRHVELSYLPEAVEVELLFDRTDLDRGRESDVRDLVSFAGRLREAYVDGELSTPVTTRELVRIARFVEDDFMTLREAARSELVARVDEFDESLVRTLVDKRL; this is translated from the coding sequence ATGACACGAGACGACACCGACCACACGATCGGCGATCGAACCGTCGCCGGCGACCCGACGGACGAGCAGTTCGGTCGGTTGACCGTGTTGGCCGACAGCGGTCACGAGAAGACTCCCGACCTGGACGCCGACGCGTACTACCACCGACAGGTCACCGGTGACCGAACGGATGTCGAGGTCGTGACGCACGCGCTCGAACTCGGGATGAACGTCCTGTTGAAGGGACCACCGGGTGTCGGGAAGAGTTTCCTCACACGGTACCTCTGCGCGATGACGAACCGGCCACTGTACCGTGTCACGCTCTCGGAGACGACGTACCGAGAGGACTTGGTCGGACACCTCCACCTCGTCAGTTCCGAGAGCGGCGAGACGATCACGGAATGGGTGGACGGACCACTCACCCGTGCGGTTCGAGAGGGTGCGGTGCTCTTGCTCGACGAGATCAACGCGGCCGACGCGAACACGGTCGCCGCACTCAACGCCGTGATGGAACAGCGAGCCACGAGGTCACTGACGATCCCACAGACCGGCGAACAGATCACGCCACACGACCAGTTCCGTGTCGTCGCGACGTCGAACCCAGGGTACCAGGGTACGTACGAACTGAACGACGCATTCGAGGATCGGTTCCGACACGTCGAACTCTCGTACCTCCCGGAGGCGGTCGAAGTCGAACTGCTCTTCGACCGGACGGACCTCGACCGTGGCCGAGAGTCGGACGTCCGGGATCTCGTGTCGTTTGCCGGGCGACTCAGGGAAGCATACGTGGACGGCGAGTTGTCGACGCCGGTCACGACACGGGAGTTGGTCCGGATCGCCCGGTTCGTCGAGGACGACTTCATGACACTCCGTGAAGCCGCCCGGAGTGAACTGGTCGCCCGCGTCGACGAGTTCGACGAGTCGCTGGTCCGAACGCTCGTCGACAAACGGTTGTGA
- a CDS encoding metallophosphoesterase gives MARYVVSDHHFGHANIVEYCDRPFNSVGEMDRTLVERHFEVVDPGDTVVHLGDIAMDMRDGHEVVDRMEALGVDLLVQGNHDIGLSDGQAPSPVVDHCLLSHDDYQFLCVHRPADTPDSWDGWVIHGHHHNNDLATYPLIDAAARRVNVGVDVTGFQPLALDALTDVLEECSDEAHVETLSELDS, from the coding sequence GTGGCTCGATACGTCGTCTCCGACCACCACTTCGGTCACGCGAACATCGTCGAGTACTGCGACCGACCGTTCAATTCCGTCGGGGAGATGGACCGGACGCTGGTCGAGCGACACTTCGAGGTCGTCGATCCGGGGGACACGGTCGTCCACTTGGGAGACATCGCGATGGACATGCGCGACGGGCACGAGGTCGTCGACCGGATGGAGGCACTCGGTGTCGATCTCCTCGTGCAGGGGAACCACGACATCGGGCTCTCCGACGGACAGGCGCCGAGCCCGGTCGTCGACCACTGCCTGCTCTCGCACGACGACTACCAGTTCCTCTGTGTTCACCGACCGGCGGACACGCCGGACTCGTGGGACGGGTGGGTGATCCACGGCCACCACCACAACAACGACCTCGCCACCTACCCACTGATCGACGCCGCCGCTCGGCGTGTGAACGTCGGTGTCGACGTGACCGGCTTCCAGCCGCTCGCTCTCGACGCCCTGACGGACGTACTCGAGGAGTGTTCCGACGAGGCGCACGTCGAGACGCTCTCGGAGCTCGACTCGTGA
- a CDS encoding PQQ-binding-like beta-propeller repeat protein, with protein MDSLWTTTLDARVVRIEPYDEAGVVVVTTDDDWLHCLDATSGHRRWTTEATRVGDVDETAVYLYSDGIVLALDAQTGDRLWRYVDAQDVTDVVTTGEVVGVRTYESGTDLDGDHFTVLDAESGSELASTVDDCRSSFEADGELYLVTYDEVQRYEPTRGLVTLSVPGDSGTVGPIETDVSNLYLGYAAVQTGTVAIDKQTGVQRFQTGGYTNDICLADTTLFTAMGTGDESAAVDVETGNELWTLDDGEDFTHHVDTDDDTAYFETDISGESTARITAVSREWGTRQWTWETDAASGVTVADGTVLVETDGVVALDAESGDQRWHSETMGRLEVVHDEVYVLDNQRLHRLDPGSGGAGWAVPADKWAADTHVYTVSDDSVTAYTDTETAPQSTETAVFDATDDGSSAGGGDTEVFETGETTGPEIAYCPACGADLDGFPNAQFCPQCGTDIDG; from the coding sequence ATGGACTCCCTCTGGACTACGACCCTCGACGCACGGGTCGTGCGGATCGAACCGTACGACGAGGCGGGCGTGGTCGTGGTGACGACCGACGACGATTGGTTGCACTGTCTCGACGCGACGAGTGGGCACCGGCGCTGGACGACGGAGGCGACGCGGGTCGGGGACGTCGACGAAACGGCAGTCTATCTCTACTCGGACGGGATCGTACTGGCACTCGACGCACAGACGGGCGACAGACTGTGGCGGTACGTCGACGCGCAGGACGTTACGGATGTCGTGACCACGGGTGAGGTCGTCGGCGTTCGAACCTACGAGTCTGGCACCGACCTCGACGGCGATCACTTCACCGTTCTCGACGCAGAGAGTGGATCGGAACTCGCGTCGACCGTCGACGACTGTCGGTCCTCCTTCGAAGCGGACGGTGAACTGTATCTCGTGACGTACGACGAGGTGCAGCGGTACGAGCCGACTCGTGGACTGGTGACGCTGTCGGTCCCCGGTGACTCGGGAACTGTCGGTCCGATAGAGACGGACGTGTCGAACCTGTACTTGGGGTACGCAGCCGTACAGACGGGGACCGTGGCGATCGACAAGCAGACCGGTGTCCAACGGTTCCAGACGGGTGGGTACACGAACGACATCTGTCTGGCCGACACGACGCTGTTCACTGCGATGGGGACTGGCGACGAGAGTGCCGCAGTCGACGTCGAGACCGGGAACGAACTGTGGACACTCGACGACGGGGAAGACTTCACACACCACGTCGACACCGACGACGACACCGCGTACTTCGAAACCGACATCTCCGGGGAGTCCACGGCCCGCATCACCGCTGTCTCGAGAGAGTGGGGGACACGACAGTGGACGTGGGAGACCGACGCTGCGAGTGGTGTGACTGTGGCAGACGGGACCGTCCTCGTCGAGACGGACGGCGTCGTGGCGTTGGACGCGGAGTCCGGCGATCAACGCTGGCACTCGGAGACGATGGGGCGACTCGAAGTCGTGCACGACGAGGTGTACGTACTGGACAACCAGCGACTCCACCGACTCGACCCCGGGTCCGGTGGCGCAGGGTGGGCGGTCCCCGCCGACAAGTGGGCCGCCGACACGCACGTGTACACGGTCAGTGACGATTCTGTCACCGCGTACACCGACACCGAGACCGCTCCGCAGTCGACCGAGACGGCGGTCTTCGACGCTACCGACGACGGTAGCTCGGCGGGTGGTGGCGACACGGAGGTGTTCGAGACGGGCGAGACGACGGGTCCAGAGATCGCCTACTGTCCGGCGTGTGGAGCCGACCTCGACGGCTTCCCGAACGCCCAGTTCTGCCCGCAGTGTGGAACCGACATCGACGGGTGA
- a CDS encoding PQQ-binding-like beta-propeller repeat protein: MPISLDWQYETDGRIRSAPTVSDGTVYVGSDDHAIHAIDATTGRLEWQYDTHNVVRPAPTVIDGTVYAGSDDQKLYAIDADTGTLEWTFGADRRIYSSPVVVDDTVFLGSTDGYTYAIDASDGTEQWAFEARGRVRSSPTVLGDTVYVSAGDHRVYAVDRPETTPAPTAETTSGGSNTKIFAPGSDYCPDCSENLTGYGDPSYCPECGTDLD, encoded by the coding sequence GTGCCAATCTCTCTCGACTGGCAGTACGAGACTGACGGCCGTATTCGCTCCGCTCCGACCGTGTCCGACGGGACGGTGTACGTCGGAAGCGACGACCACGCGATCCACGCGATCGACGCCACCACCGGTCGGTTGGAGTGGCAGTACGACACGCACAACGTCGTACGACCCGCGCCGACCGTGATCGACGGAACGGTGTACGCGGGGAGTGACGACCAGAAACTGTACGCGATCGACGCCGACACCGGGACACTCGAGTGGACGTTCGGTGCCGACCGTCGCATCTACTCGTCGCCCGTCGTCGTCGACGACACGGTGTTTCTCGGAAGTACGGACGGGTACACCTACGCGATCGACGCTTCGGACGGGACCGAACAGTGGGCGTTCGAGGCGCGGGGACGGGTCCGGTCGTCGCCGACAGTACTCGGTGACACGGTGTACGTCTCGGCTGGAGACCACCGAGTGTACGCGGTCGATCGTCCCGAGACGACACCGGCACCGACCGCCGAGACCACCAGTGGTGGCTCGAACACCAAGATCTTCGCCCCGGGCTCCGACTACTGCCCCGACTGTAGCGAGAATCTCACCGGGTACGGCGATCCGTCGTACTGCCCAGAGTGTGGAACCGACCTAGACTGA